The Taeniopygia guttata chromosome 6, bTaeGut7.mat, whole genome shotgun sequence genome contains a region encoding:
- the SAMD8 gene encoding sphingomyelin synthase-related protein 1 translates to MAGNNQLCIRRWTTKNVARWLKEEGFCEYVDLLCNRHRLDGITLLTLTEYDLRSPPLEIKVLGDIKRLMLSIRKLQKQHVDVLEELGYTSDGHAGTVCPAGSLQGADWFCNGEVPRDYDGPITDLNGDQYQYANGKNKHATRRLDPEYWKTVLSCVYVFIVFGFTSFVMVIVHERVPDMQTYPPLPDIFLDSVPRIPWAFAMTEVCGVILCYIWLLVLLLHKHRSILLRRLCSLMGTVFLLRCITMFVTSLSVPGQHLQCTGKLYGNVWAKLQRAFAIWSGFGMTLTGVHTCGDYMFSGHTVVLTMLNFFVTEYTPRSWNFLHTLSWVLNLFGIFFILAAHEHYSIDVFIAFYITTRLFLYYHTLANTRAYHQSRRARIWFPMFSFFECNVNGTVPNEYCWPFSKPTILKRLIG, encoded by the exons ATGGCGGGCAATAACCAGCTCTGCATTCGGCGCTGGACTACCAAGAACGTGGCCAGGTGGCTGAAGGAAGAAGGCTTCTGTGAATATGTGGATCTTTTGTGCAACAGACACAGGCTAGATGGAATTACCCTGCTGACACTTACTGAGTATGACTTGCGATCCCCTCCTCTGGAAATCAAAGTCTTGGGGGATATCAAGAGGCTGATGTTGTCCATCCGCaagctgcagaagcagcatGTCGACGTCCTGGAAGAGCTGGGTTACACCAGTGACGGCCACGCTGGCACCGTGTGCCCAGCTGGCTCACTGCAGGGGGCAGATTGGTTTTGTAATGGTGAAGTACCTCGGGACTATGATGGACCAATTACTGACTTGAATGGTGATCAGTATCAATATGCAAAcggaaaaaacaaacatgccACACGAAGACTGGACCCAGAGTACTGGAAGACAGTTTTAAGTTGTGTGTATGTCTTCATAGTGTTTGGCTTTACATCATTTGTCATGGTGATAGTACACGAGCGAGTGCCTGACATGCAAACATATCCACCTCTGCCAGACATATTTTTAGATAG CGTCCCTAGGATACCATGGGCTTTTGCTATGACTGAAGTATGTGGTGTAATTCTTTGCTACATTTGGCTCTTGGTTCTTCTGCTTCACAAACACAG ATCTATACTGCTGCGCAGGCTGTGCAGCCTCATGGGGACAGTGTTTCTATTACGCTGCATTACAATGTTTGTTACCTCACTCTCGGTGCCAGGACAGCACTTGCAGTGTACTGGAAAG TTGTATGGCAATGTTTGGGCAAAACTCCAGCGGGCATTTGCAATATGGAGTGGCTTTGGAATGACTCTGACTGGAGTGCATACATGTGGAGATTATATGTTCAGTGGTCACACTGTTGTCCTGACCATGCTCAACTTCTTTGTCACAGAAT atACACCAAGGAGCTGGAACTTCTTGCACACCTTGTCCTGGGTCCTGAATCTCTTTGGAATCTTCTTCATTTTGGCTGCACATGAACATTATTCTATAGATGTCTTCATTGCCTTTTACATCACGACAAGGCTCTTTTTGTATTACCATACATTGGCTAATACTAGAGCATATCATCAGAGTAGGAGGGCAAGGATATGGTTtccaatgttttctttttttgaatgCAATGTTAATGGTACTGTTCCCAATGAGTATTGCTGGCCCTTTTCAAAACCTACTATACTAAAAAGATTAATTGGTTGA